The following nucleotide sequence is from candidate division WOR-3 bacterium.
TTTACCTTTGGATTTGATCTTTATGAAAGAAGAGGAGTAACTATATTAAGCGATTATGAATATAAAATTTTTAAAACCCTTGAAGGTAATATAAATGGAACATTTACAAGGGAAATTAATCCCAAAAGGGAAAGATGGAGTATAAATGCAATTCATTCACAGAATATGCCTTTTAATATTAAAATGCAGGCAAAGGCTGACTTTATATCAGACCAGACCTATGCAACTGATTATTCTGAATACAGACCTGAAAGACTTAAAAGTGAAAGCTATTCTTTTTTGACCCTTTCTAAAAATTTTAAAATATCATCATTAAATTTAACTCTTGATCACAGAGATGATTTTTTAAATAAGAAAAAGGAAACAAGAGTGCCTCACCTCTCTCTTAATCTTTTTGGAAAACAAATTGGTCCAATGAGATGCGAGGGGGGATTTAATTTTTTAAGAAAAATAACAAAAGACACTACTAAGAAAACCGAGGATAAATTTTTAAGTATGAATCAAGGATTTTTTTTGCAGAACAATATACTGGGAATATTTAATGTAACAAGTTCAGCAAATTTTTCACAGAAAATTTATCCCGAGGATACTTTACAGAATAAGTATCCTGTTTCTCATAATATCTCCTTAAATACTTCATCTGCAATAACTTTTTATGGAAAATCCATTATAAAACCACCATTTTTTGATAACTTTTATCACCTTGCTACTTTATCATTAGGTTATAGTTATAGACCAGGTTTTAGGGCAATAAATGTCAAAGGAGAAGGACCTAAAAATCCTTCATCAAGTATGAATTTGAGTCTTAAAAATGATTATTATGTTAAAAAGGAAAATAAAAAATACTCTTTAATTAATTTTTATCTTTCATCTAATTATGACTTTTTAAAAAAAGAAAAAAAATTCTCAAATATAAATTTTACAGGAACAATACCTTTACCGTTTAATTTCTCTGGTAGCTCTTCTTTTATTTATAATCCATATACCGGTAAAATAGAAAGCTCTGATTTAAGACTATCTTACAACATAAATTTATTTTTTACAGATAAAATTTTACCCTCACAGGAAAAATTGAATCTGAATGGCACATATACCTATCAGAGAAATATTGAAAAGGAAAACCATTTATTAAGTTCACAGATAAATGGAAGAATAACAAAAATGTGGAATTTTAGTTATAACTTTACTTACACAAGTGAAGAAAAGAGAGTTGTATCACAGAGTTTAAATCTAACAAGAGATTTACACTGCTTTTCCCTTGAAATAAGATGGTCTAAAACAGGACCCTTTTATGATTATCAATTCAGAATATGGATAAAAGAAATTCCTGATTTAAAAATAGAAAGAAATTTCTTTGAAACG
It contains:
- a CDS encoding putative LPS assembly protein LptD; the protein is MGLIIYLIFLKPIKFQADSLFYDAGKKVFYLYRNVKIDYENITLYSDTVLFYQEKNLMYAYGNAKLKSGKDSLKGEKIVYSLQTQKGKVTKGKTKIEKGILWAEEIFKVDKDNLKAFKAHYTTCDLDSPHYFFLSSKVKTIPKKDIIAQPVIMFIRDFPVLYLPFWIFPATRERKSGFLTPKPGRNSLLGLYLKNITYYWAINNYMDFTFGFDLYERRGVTILSDYEYKIFKTLEGNINGTFTREINPKRERWSINAIHSQNMPFNIKMQAKADFISDQTYATDYSEYRPERLKSESYSFLTLSKNFKISSLNLTLDHRDDFLNKKKETRVPHLSLNLFGKQIGPMRCEGGFNFLRKITKDTTKKTEDKFLSMNQGFFLQNNILGIFNVTSSANFSQKIYPEDTLQNKYPVSHNISLNTSSAITFYGKSIIKPPFFDNFYHLATLSLGYSYRPGFRAINVKGEGPKNPSSSMNLSLKNDYYVKKENKKYSLINFYLSSNYDFLKKEKKFSNINFTGTIPLPFNFSGSSSFIYNPYTGKIESSDLRLSYNINLFFTDKILPSQEKLNLNGTYTYQRNIEKENHLLSSQINGRITKMWNFSYNFTYTSEEKRVVSQSLNLTRDLHCFSLEIRWSKTGPFYDYQFRIWIKEIPDLKIERNFFETILPSLQE